Below is a genomic region from Bradyrhizobium sp. 1(2017).
AACGTCGTTGATGAAGAGCAGGAAGGCGACGAGCTTCTGGCCGCTCTGCTGGATACCGAACTCGGCAGCCTGCTTTACGGCGTTGATGGTGTCACCGCCGGCATTGGCGAGGCCGATCACCTGCGCTTTCGAGCTCTGCGCCTGCAGCAGGAAGGACGCGAAATCGGAGGTGCCGAGCGGATGCTTGGACGAGCCCAGCACCTTGCCGCCGTGTCCCTCAATGTACTTCTGCGCCTCCGCTTCGATACCCTTGCCGAGCGCATAGTCGACCGTGAGGAAATACCACTCCTTGCCGCCGCGCGACATCATCGCCGCTGCCGTGGTGTTGCCGGTCGCCCAGGCGTCGTTGACCCATTGGATCGTATTGGGCGAACAAGCCTTGCCGGTGAGGTCGGAGCTCGCGGTCGAGGATGCCAGGAAGGTCATGCGGCTATCGCGCAGCAGTGAGTTGATGGAAAGGCCCACGGCCGAGTTCGGCACGTCGACGATGGCATCGACGCCTTCGACATCGAGCCATTTTCGCGCGATGGCGTTGCCGACATCGGCCTTGTTCTGGTGATCGGCGTAGACGATCTCGACCTTGATGCCCTTGCCGCCGCCGTTGAAGTCCTCCGCCGCCATGCGCGCGGCCTCAACCGAGCCCATGCCGTTGGTGTCCTGGAAGATGCCGGAAATATCGTTGAGCACGCCGACGCGCACGACATTGTCGGATATCTGGGCGCTCGCCGCTCCGGTCATCAGGCTCGCAGCCAGTGCGAGCGTCCACTTCAGATGTTTCATCATTCCCTCCCCTGTTGGATGTGTTGCCACGCCGATCGTTGCCGGCGCGTTTCGGACGTCAGACTTGCAGCTTCAGACTTGCCTTTTCAGACTTGCCGCTGCGGCAGTCGCAGCACGAGGCCGTCGAGCGCCGGCGTGACCTGAATCTGACAGGACAGCCGACTGTTCGGCAGCCGCTCGCTCGCGGTGCCGTCAAGCAGCGCATCCTCGTCGTCGGCCACGTCGGGCAGGCGCGTGAGCCAGTCGTCGTCGACATAGACGTGGCAGGTTGCGCACATGGCGTTCCCGCCGCATTCGGCCAGAATGCCGTCGAGACCGTGGCGGGTCGCGGCCTGCATGGCGCTTTCGCCGTCACCGGTCTCGACGCGGTCGGACCTGCCGTCCGGATGGATGAAAGTGATGGCGGGCATGAAACTCCTCGTCAGGCCGGGGTGATGGTGACGGGCAGGCTGTCGAGCCCGCGCAGCGTGTTGTTGAAGCGGCGTTTCGGCTCGCCTGAAATTTCGATCTTGGCGATGCGCCGCGCCAGCGCAGTCAGCATCACCTCGCCTTCGAGGCGGGCGACGAGTTGCCCGACGCACATATGGATGCCGGAGCCGAAGCCGACATGACCAGATGTGCGGCGGGTGATGTCGTAATTGTCGGGCTTGTCCCAGCGCCGGGGATCGCGATTGGCGGCGGCGAGGAACATCAGCACCTTCTCGCCTTCGCCGATGCTCGCGCCGGACAGCTCAACCTCCCGTGCGGTGGTGCGGAAGAAGGTCTGCACCGGGCTTTCGAAGCGCACGGCCTCCTCGAAAGCGCCGCGCGCGAGCGTGGGATCCTCGCGCAGGCGCTGCCATTGATCCGGGAAGCGCGCGAGACAATAGACGGCGGCGCCGATGCCGTTGACGGTGGTGTCGAGGCCGGCCGACAGCAGCGAGCGCACCAGCAGCGGCGCTTCGCTCGCCGTGATCTCGCCGTCGTCGACACGGGCGTGGATGCAGGCTCCGAATCCGCCGGGCGCAAGATTCTCGCGCTGGCACTGCTCGGTGACATAGGCCTGGTGCGGCGCCGAGCGCTCGATCGCCTCCTGGCGCAGCTGGTTGGGCGGACCGAACGCGTTGAACACCACGCTCGCATAGGGGATCAGATGCTCGCGCCCGTCAGGCTTCAGCCCGAGCGCGTCCGGAAAGATCGAAAGCGGATAGGCCTCGGCCAGATCCGCGATCGCATCGAAGCTGCGCTTCTCCAGCAGCGCATCGACCCGCGCCTCGGCTGCCGCAGCAAAGCGGTCGCGCACCTGCTTCATCACGGTCGGCGACAGCACCTTCGACAGCACGGCGCGGGTGCGGGTGTGCGCGGGCGGATCGGCCTCCAGGATCAGGCTCGGCGGCCGCCACGGCGTCTCCTTCTTGAAGTCACTGAGGCCGACGCCCCGGCTGGAGCAGAAGGTCGCAGGATCGTTCAGCACCGCATGAACCTCGGCGTAGCGCGCCACGCCATAGACATTCCATTTGTCGAGATAGACCACCGGCCCGGCCTCCCGCAGCAACTCATGCGTGGGATAGGGATCGGCAAAAAAGCTCATCGCGAAGGGGTCGACGTCCAGATGCGGGACGGAAGCGACGCCGGACGATACCGAGGAGCCGGATGCGGTCATGGGAGACCTCCCTCATTT
It encodes:
- a CDS encoding ABC transporter substrate-binding protein; amino-acid sequence: MKHLKWTLALAASLMTGAASAQISDNVVRVGVLNDISGIFQDTNGMGSVEAARMAAEDFNGGGKGIKVEIVYADHQNKADVGNAIARKWLDVEGVDAIVDVPNSAVGLSINSLLRDSRMTFLASSTASSDLTGKACSPNTIQWVNDAWATGNTTAAAMMSRGGKEWYFLTVDYALGKGIEAEAQKYIEGHGGKVLGSSKHPLGTSDFASFLLQAQSSKAQVIGLANAGGDTINAVKQAAEFGIQQSGQKLVAFLLFINDVHGMGIKVAQGLQLMEAFYWDMNEDTRTFAKRFAVRPGMNGKMPSGNQAGVYASTLAYLNAVAATGSDNAKNVVPEMKKFKGKDKLFGDTTIRQDGRVVHPMYLFEVKKPEESKYPYDYYKLVSTIPADQAFRPLAEGGCELVK
- a CDS encoding 2Fe-2S iron-sulfur cluster-binding protein; this encodes MPAITFIHPDGRSDRVETGDGESAMQAATRHGLDGILAECGGNAMCATCHVYVDDDWLTRLPDVADDEDALLDGTASERLPNSRLSCQIQVTPALDGLVLRLPQRQV
- a CDS encoding cytochrome P450, with product MTASGSSVSSGVASVPHLDVDPFAMSFFADPYPTHELLREAGPVVYLDKWNVYGVARYAEVHAVLNDPATFCSSRGVGLSDFKKETPWRPPSLILEADPPAHTRTRAVLSKVLSPTVMKQVRDRFAAAAEARVDALLEKRSFDAIADLAEAYPLSIFPDALGLKPDGREHLIPYASVVFNAFGPPNQLRQEAIERSAPHQAYVTEQCQRENLAPGGFGACIHARVDDGEITASEAPLLVRSLLSAGLDTTVNGIGAAVYCLARFPDQWQRLREDPTLARGAFEEAVRFESPVQTFFRTTAREVELSGASIGEGEKVLMFLAAANRDPRRWDKPDNYDITRRTSGHVGFGSGIHMCVGQLVARLEGEVMLTALARRIAKIEISGEPKRRFNNTLRGLDSLPVTITPA